Proteins from one Puntigrus tetrazona isolate hp1 chromosome 10, ASM1883169v1, whole genome shotgun sequence genomic window:
- the rab36 gene encoding ras-related protein Rab-36: protein MHFSPPVSRDRIISTFPECFNPQACLQMKGDWNTKAKMVCQDRSARQQGFDRLKMSKAVVVGDLNVGKTCLINRFCKDVFERDYKATIGVDFEIERFEISGLPFSLQIWDTAGQEKFKCIASAYYRGAQVIITVFDMADIKSLEHTQQWLKEALQENEPDSCFVFMVGTKRDLLSAEECQRTENDAIKIALEMNAEFWSVSSKTGENVQEFFFRVAALAFEDAILKDLETEISTTQIGDGSILDDKALEDAQEKPKKKSCC from the exons ATGCATTTCAGCCCTCCTGTCAGCAGAGACAGGATCATTTCCACATTTCCAGAG TGTTTTAATCCACAAGCCTGCCTACAGATGAAAGGTGATTGGAACACAAAAGCCAAGATGGTCTGCCAAGACCGGTCAGCACGTCAGCAAGG GTTTGACAGGCTTAAGATGTCAAAAGCAGTAGTAGTTGGAGATCTCAATGTGGGAAAGACATGTTTAATAAACAG GTTCTGTAAagatgtgtttgagagagacTACAAGGCTACTATAGGTGTTGACTTTGAGATTGAGAGATTTGAGATATCTGGGCTGCCCTTTTCTCTTCAAAT ATGGGACACTGCTGGTCAGGAAAAGTTCAAATGTATCGCATCAGCATATTACAGAGGAGCTCAAG TTATTATTACTGTCTTCGACATGGCTGATATCAAGAGCTTGGAACACACACA acaGTGGTTAAAAGAGGCACTGCAGGAAAATGAACCAGActcctgttttgttttcatggTTGGCACAAAAAGAGACCTCCTG TCTGCAGAAGAGTGCCAGAGAACAGAGAATGATGCCATAAAGATTGCATTGGAAATGAACGCTGAGTTCTGGTCAGTGTCTTCAAAAACAG GAGAAAACGTCCAGGAGTTTTTCTTTCGCGTAGCAGCTCTGGCCTTTGAAGATGCCATTCTGAAGGATCTGGAGACAGAAATCAGCACTACTCAAATTGGAGATGGAAGTATTCTTG ATGATAAAGCACTGGAAGATGCACAAGAAAAACCAAAGAAGAAGTCCTGTTGTTGA